Proteins encoded within one genomic window of Polycladomyces zharkentensis:
- a CDS encoding class I SAM-dependent methyltransferase, with amino-acid sequence MNHETNRQIYRRWAPFYDWIMQNRWFGSARQSIVKRARLQPNEHLLLVGVGTGLDFAYIPEGVRVTGIDLSSEMLEQARKKVHHSTIRLQQMNAEALTFPDETFDAVFFNLVLSVTENPRQALTEGIRVLKGSGRILIFDKFRPSNKSLSRFSQMLNKITRKLGTDVNRSFETIARDLPIHVVGNEPSLFGGRYRIIELRKGI; translated from the coding sequence ATGAATCACGAGACGAATCGGCAAATCTATCGAAGGTGGGCGCCGTTCTATGATTGGATCATGCAAAACCGGTGGTTTGGTTCGGCTCGTCAGAGCATAGTGAAACGGGCCCGTCTACAACCGAATGAGCATCTCTTGCTGGTGGGGGTGGGAACGGGCCTGGATTTCGCCTATATTCCGGAGGGAGTACGGGTGACAGGGATCGATCTGTCTTCGGAAATGTTGGAACAGGCCCGCAAAAAGGTCCACCATTCGACCATTCGCCTGCAACAGATGAACGCGGAAGCATTGACGTTTCCCGACGAAACCTTTGATGCCGTTTTTTTCAACCTGGTTTTGAGTGTCACCGAAAATCCGCGGCAAGCGTTGACGGAAGGTATCAGGGTGTTAAAAGGAAGCGGGCGAATCCTCATCTTTGATAAATTTCGACCTTCCAACAAGTCGCTCTCCCGGTTCAGTCAAATGCTAAACAAAATTACCCGAAAGTTGGGAACGGATGTAAACCGTTCCTTTGAAACGATCGCCCGAGATCTGCCGATTCATGTTGTGGGAAATGAACCTTCCCTGTTTGGGGGAAGATACCGGATCATCGAACTTCGGAAAGGTATTTGA
- a CDS encoding MFS transporter, whose amino-acid sequence MTTQTLNRAKSGSIQSHSFFALLALAISAFAIGTTEFISVGLLPSISKDLHVPVTTAGLTVSLYALGVAFGAPILTSLTSSMSRKTLLIWIMIVFVIGNSLAASATSFWILLVARVISAFSHGIFMSIGSTIAADLVPEDRRASAIAFMFTGLTVATVTGVPFGTFIGQTFSWRYSFAGIAAIGLISLIANAILIPSRLRQGMSATFADQLKLVTNGRLLLVFIITALGYGGTFVVFTYLSPLLQEITGFQASTVSMILLAYGVAIAIGNIIGGKVSNRNPVKALFYMFIVQAIVLFILTFTAPFKATGLITIIFMGLLAFMNVPGLQLYVVQLAEKHVPSAVDVASAINIAAFNAGIAMGSCLGGMVTDSLGLIHTSWVGALMVAGAVILSGWSMALERKEQA is encoded by the coding sequence ATGACCACACAAACTTTAAACCGCGCAAAAAGCGGAAGTATACAAAGTCACAGCTTCTTTGCCTTGCTCGCGTTGGCCATTAGTGCTTTTGCCATTGGAACGACGGAATTTATCAGTGTAGGATTGCTGCCATCCATTTCGAAAGATTTGCATGTTCCTGTCACCACAGCTGGCCTGACGGTTTCTCTCTATGCCTTGGGAGTGGCTTTCGGAGCACCGATTCTCACTTCTCTTACTTCATCGATGTCAAGAAAGACGCTGCTCATCTGGATCATGATCGTATTTGTGATCGGAAATAGCCTGGCCGCCTCAGCCACGAGCTTTTGGATCTTGCTTGTTGCTCGTGTCATTTCAGCCTTTTCCCACGGCATCTTTATGTCCATTGGGTCGACCATCGCGGCTGATCTGGTTCCGGAAGACCGTCGAGCCAGTGCCATTGCATTTATGTTCACCGGTCTGACTGTGGCCACTGTTACGGGTGTTCCGTTTGGAACCTTTATCGGACAGACATTCAGCTGGAGATATTCCTTTGCCGGAATTGCTGCGATTGGCCTGATTTCATTAATCGCCAATGCCATTCTCATTCCCTCTCGGCTCCGTCAGGGAATGTCTGCAACATTTGCGGATCAACTGAAACTTGTCACCAACGGCCGTTTGCTGCTTGTCTTTATTATCACCGCTTTGGGCTATGGCGGGACGTTCGTGGTCTTTACGTATCTCTCTCCATTGCTGCAGGAAATTACGGGATTTCAAGCAAGTACAGTAAGCATGATTCTGCTTGCCTATGGGGTCGCGATCGCGATTGGCAACATCATCGGAGGCAAAGTATCGAATCGGAATCCCGTCAAAGCGCTGTTTTATATGTTTATCGTCCAAGCGATCGTATTGTTTATCTTGACCTTTACCGCGCCTTTTAAGGCAACGGGACTCATTACGATCATTTTCATGGGACTTCTCGCTTTTATGAACGTTCCCGGACTTCAACTTTATGTTGTTCAGTTGGCTGAGAAGCATGTCCCTTCGGCAGTGGATGTGGCCTCTGCCATCAATATTGCCGCGTTTAATGCCGGAATTGCAATGGGGTCCTGCTTGGGTGGGATGGTCACGGATTCCCTGGGACTCATCCATACTTCATGGGTTGGAGCATTGATGGTTGCAGGGGCTGTAATTCTGAGCGGTTGGAGTATGGCTTTGGAGCGAAAAGAACAAGCTTGA
- a CDS encoding response regulator, whose protein sequence is MLIVEDDPMVAEINRRYLTSVPGFGCSGIASNVTEALEFLRNNSVDLVMLDIFMPGKNGLQLLTEIRKEGKSVDVIVISAANDIQNIKQALRLGAVDYLIKPFTFERLKTALQTYQKEQEMIQEQNEWNQEELDKLLLHPDQTRSTSAKLPKGLTRETLQRVVKSIDTLKSGFTTEELARDIGISRVSARKYLKFLTEIGCLSVEPVYGTGGRPVYRYDVKQGHTVRIAPYLET, encoded by the coding sequence GTGTTGATCGTGGAAGATGATCCGATGGTGGCAGAAATCAACCGACGCTATCTGACATCCGTACCGGGATTTGGTTGCAGCGGAATTGCATCCAATGTCACCGAAGCCTTGGAGTTTTTGCGGAACAATTCCGTGGATCTGGTCATGTTGGATATCTTCATGCCGGGAAAAAACGGGTTGCAGTTGTTGACGGAAATCCGCAAAGAAGGAAAAAGTGTTGACGTGATCGTCATTTCCGCAGCCAATGACATTCAAAACATCAAGCAGGCACTCCGACTCGGAGCGGTTGATTACTTGATCAAGCCCTTTACGTTCGAACGGTTGAAAACAGCATTGCAAACGTATCAAAAAGAACAGGAGATGATTCAAGAACAGAACGAGTGGAACCAAGAGGAGCTGGACAAGCTGTTGCTTCATCCGGATCAAACACGTTCAACCTCCGCCAAACTCCCGAAAGGTTTGACACGGGAGACACTGCAACGCGTGGTGAAGTCAATTGATACCTTGAAAAGCGGGTTTACGACAGAAGAACTGGCCCGAGACATCGGCATTTCCCGCGTGTCCGCCCGTAAATATCTGAAATTCCTGACGGAAATCGGCTGCTTGTCGGTCGAACCGGTTTACGGAACGGGCGGTCGTCCCGTCTATCGGTATGATGTGAAGCAAGGCCATACCGTACGGATCGCCCCATACTTGGAAACGTGA
- a CDS encoding LLM class oxidoreductase, which produces MSVSALKKLIPSRRMTLGVELPLDNDWSPAGLQRAKKERRPFGVPNMEHHAEYARLADQLGFKSIWIRDVPFFDPNRFGDAAQLFDPFAYLGYLAAITDHVILGTGAIVLPLRHPYHVAKAAATIDQLSGGRLVMGIATGDRPVEFPIFGVEAEKRGEILRQSVRMIKEAWNKDQMLFDNQLDLLPKPVQDTIPLIMAGRGTQTIDWIVQHLDGWFHYPRGIASTQHQIAEWKKAHEDHGLTEIKPYISAYHLDLHEDPNHPPKPLKFGATIGRNELIRHLQKLEEIGVHHLAFHFRHSQRPIPEVLHELAEYVLPEFHHSNE; this is translated from the coding sequence ATGAGCGTCTCTGCATTGAAGAAGCTGATCCCTTCCCGCCGCATGACATTGGGGGTAGAGCTCCCGTTGGATAACGACTGGTCTCCGGCGGGACTCCAAAGAGCAAAAAAAGAGAGACGCCCCTTCGGTGTCCCCAATATGGAACACCATGCGGAGTATGCCCGATTGGCGGATCAACTTGGTTTCAAATCCATATGGATACGGGATGTTCCTTTTTTTGATCCAAATCGCTTCGGTGATGCAGCGCAATTGTTTGATCCCTTTGCTTATTTGGGATATCTGGCCGCCATCACCGATCATGTCATATTGGGAACGGGAGCCATTGTTCTTCCGCTGCGCCATCCTTATCACGTTGCCAAAGCAGCCGCCACGATTGATCAACTCTCCGGCGGGCGTTTGGTGATGGGGATTGCAACGGGAGATCGCCCCGTGGAGTTTCCGATATTCGGAGTGGAGGCGGAAAAGAGAGGGGAAATTTTGCGGCAAAGTGTTCGGATGATCAAAGAGGCTTGGAACAAAGATCAGATGTTGTTTGACAACCAACTCGATCTGCTTCCCAAGCCCGTTCAGGATACGATTCCACTCATCATGGCAGGCCGGGGAACGCAAACAATCGACTGGATCGTTCAACATCTGGATGGATGGTTCCATTACCCCAGAGGAATTGCTTCTACCCAACACCAGATTGCAGAGTGGAAAAAGGCACATGAAGATCATGGATTGACAGAGATCAAACCTTATATTTCCGCGTATCACTTGGATCTCCATGAGGATCCGAACCACCCGCCGAAGCCGCTGAAGTTCGGAGCCACGATTGGAAGAAACGAACTGATTCGACACTTGCAAAAATTGGAGGAAATTGGGGTCCATCATCTCGCTTTCCATTTTCGCCACTCTCAGCGTCCGATCCCGGAAGTATTGCACGAGTTGGCTGAATATGTATTGCCGGAGTTCCATCATTCAAATGAATAA
- a CDS encoding winged helix-turn-helix transcriptional regulator: MKKAEKVYNIPVEATLEVIGGKWKTVILCHLTHGPMRTSELKRAMPNITQKMLTQQLRELEKDGVINRIVYNQVPPKVVYELNEFGWSLKPVLDQMCAWGEEYIKRAATQ; the protein is encoded by the coding sequence ATGAAAAAAGCGGAAAAAGTCTATAACATACCGGTCGAAGCAACATTGGAAGTAATCGGAGGCAAATGGAAAACCGTGATTCTCTGCCATTTAACCCATGGGCCGATGCGTACGAGTGAGCTGAAAAGAGCCATGCCAAATATCACACAAAAAATGTTGACGCAACAGTTGCGTGAACTGGAAAAAGACGGTGTAATCAATCGCATTGTTTACAACCAAGTCCCGCCTAAAGTGGTTTATGAATTGAATGAGTTCGGTTGGTCGTTGAAGCCTGTTTTGGATCAGATGTGCGCATGGGGAGAGGAGTATATCAAAAGAGCAGCGACCCAATAA
- a CDS encoding aldo/keto reductase, producing MEKRRLGNSELYPSVIGFGGWAAGKSGWGIVEEREIVEAIQTAYDHGVNFFDTAPFYGYGESERVLGKTLKPMRDKVIIATKFGIIWNNQGDFVIDVSRKNILREIDVSLKNLDTDYIDLYQVHWPDHKTPIQETMETLNELVQSGKIRYIGVSNFSVEQMEEARKYANVVSLQSPYNLLQRGVEKAEYSYTERVGMGFIPYSPLAQGLLTGKFNKGTKIAENDVRRRFNPLFKEGEFEANLEKVEKIRTVADRYNKPLAQVAVNWLLAKPAVATVITGAKNKEQVIQNAAAAEWKLESEDVIALDRMTDN from the coding sequence ATGGAAAAAAGACGTTTAGGAAACAGTGAGCTATATCCTTCCGTCATTGGATTCGGGGGCTGGGCCGCCGGAAAATCGGGTTGGGGAATTGTTGAAGAACGAGAGATCGTGGAAGCGATCCAGACTGCGTATGATCATGGGGTGAACTTTTTTGACACCGCACCTTTCTACGGTTATGGGGAATCTGAACGGGTTCTCGGAAAAACACTCAAGCCGATGCGTGACAAGGTCATCATCGCCACAAAGTTTGGCATTATATGGAACAATCAAGGTGATTTTGTGATTGATGTCAGCAGAAAAAACATCTTGCGCGAAATTGATGTAAGCCTGAAAAACCTGGACACGGACTACATTGATTTGTATCAAGTGCACTGGCCGGATCACAAGACGCCGATCCAAGAAACCATGGAAACACTCAATGAACTGGTCCAAAGCGGAAAAATCCGTTATATTGGCGTCTCCAATTTTTCTGTGGAGCAAATGGAAGAAGCGCGAAAATACGCCAATGTCGTTTCTCTCCAATCTCCATATAACTTGCTCCAGCGTGGAGTGGAAAAGGCCGAGTATTCTTACACCGAACGTGTTGGGATGGGATTTATTCCATATAGTCCTCTCGCCCAGGGATTGCTTACCGGGAAGTTCAACAAAGGGACGAAAATTGCCGAAAATGACGTTCGACGCCGGTTCAATCCGCTTTTTAAAGAAGGGGAATTTGAAGCGAACTTGGAAAAAGTGGAGAAAATCCGTACTGTCGCGGATCGTTACAACAAGCCGTTGGCGCAAGTCGCGGTCAACTGGCTTCTGGCAAAACCGGCCGTAGCCACAGTCATTACCGGTGCAAAAAACAAAGAGCAAGTGATTCAAAATGCAGCCGCCGCAGAATGGAAACTTGAATCCGAAGATGTCATCGCGTTGGATAGAATGACTGATAACTGA
- a CDS encoding LamB/YcsF family protein — protein sequence MADRIDLNCDLGESFGIYRIGRDTDVMDWITSANIACGFHAGDPHVMHRTVQLALEKGVAIGAHPGLPDRQWFGRRWMELTPQEVFDLVLYQVGALSAFVRVCGGELQHVKPHGALFNVAAVNSEIARAVAEAVARVDERLILFGLAGSELVRAGRQTGLRVAEEVFADRQYEPDGTLTPRTRPDAVIHDPDRAVARVIRMIREGKVTAADGSDLAIRADTVCVHGDQPEAVAFVRRLRQAFEANGIQVKRVGEL from the coding sequence ATGGCTGACCGGATCGATCTCAATTGTGATCTGGGTGAAAGTTTCGGGATCTATCGGATTGGGCGTGACACTGATGTAATGGACTGGATTACGTCAGCCAACATCGCATGCGGTTTTCATGCAGGTGATCCCCATGTGATGCATCGTACCGTGCAATTGGCGCTGGAAAAAGGGGTGGCGATCGGGGCGCATCCCGGTTTGCCCGACCGGCAGTGGTTCGGCAGAAGGTGGATGGAGCTGACACCGCAGGAAGTGTTCGATCTGGTGTTGTATCAGGTGGGAGCTTTATCGGCTTTTGTTCGGGTTTGCGGGGGAGAGCTGCAACACGTGAAGCCGCATGGAGCGTTGTTTAACGTTGCCGCCGTCAACAGTGAAATCGCCCGGGCGGTGGCGGAAGCGGTGGCCCGGGTGGATGAACGCTTGATCCTGTTCGGGTTGGCCGGAAGCGAGTTGGTTCGGGCAGGTCGTCAAACGGGACTGCGTGTGGCTGAAGAAGTGTTTGCCGATCGTCAATATGAGCCGGATGGCACACTGACGCCGCGAACACGACCAGATGCGGTGATCCATGATCCGGACCGTGCCGTGGCACGAGTAATTCGCATGATTCGCGAAGGAAAAGTGACCGCTGCTGACGGTTCCGATCTGGCCATCCGTGCGGACACGGTGTGTGTCCATGGCGATCAGCCGGAGGCGGTGGCGTTTGTTCGCCGGTTGCGGCAGGCATTTGAAGCAAACGGCATTCAAGTAAAAAGGGTGGGGGAGCTGTGA
- the dcuS gene encoding DcuS/MalK family sensor histidine kinase, producing the protein MPNTTERRAIGIQKQSIRLHTAMAIFVCSVVIAALTVTGLLIAKEIARQTEKNLAGKAMNIAQMVARSELVIEALEGKRDEAGIQSFADGIRRATNVRFIVVMDMHHIRKSHPDPTKIGKRFAGGDENEAMRGKTYTSIAEGTLGRSLRAFAPVRNSRGKQIGVVSVGILLNQVEEAVTQSTRIVYIGIGFGVLVGILGALVLARKIKNVLFGLEPHQIANLYQERNAMLESVREGIVAVNRDGRIVVANSEAMRMFHRAGIDEDPIGKQIEDFLPTSRLMHVLESGTPEYDQEHALNGMTLVVNRVPVKVGQEVVGAIATFRDKTELKQLAEQLTGVKLYAEALRVKTHEFMNQLHVVLGMVQIGEYEKLSSYIQQITHHYQMEIGSVSRLVKDPVLAGFLLSKFSSARERGVNLHIQGEGVWPSLRPELTEELITIFGNLIDNGIDAVEESQTKEIHVSLSFDGNVLSLTVRDSGQGIPEELHEKVFEKGFSTKGKDRGYGLFLVRQSIARLGGRLSMTSNNEGTIVTVHLPYEEKE; encoded by the coding sequence GTGCCCAATACAACCGAAAGGAGGGCGATTGGGATTCAAAAGCAATCGATCCGCCTCCATACGGCGATGGCAATCTTTGTGTGCAGTGTCGTCATCGCGGCCTTAACCGTTACCGGCCTGTTGATCGCCAAGGAAATCGCCCGCCAAACGGAAAAAAACCTTGCCGGGAAAGCGATGAACATTGCACAGATGGTGGCCCGTTCGGAGTTGGTCATCGAAGCGTTGGAAGGAAAACGGGACGAGGCAGGGATTCAATCGTTCGCGGACGGTATCCGCCGCGCCACAAACGTCCGCTTCATCGTTGTGATGGATATGCATCATATTCGCAAATCACACCCTGATCCGACCAAAATCGGAAAGCGTTTTGCCGGTGGTGACGAAAACGAAGCGATGCGGGGAAAAACATACACCTCGATCGCAGAAGGAACGCTCGGCAGGTCTTTGCGGGCTTTCGCACCGGTCCGTAACTCCCGCGGAAAACAAATCGGGGTCGTTTCCGTCGGCATTCTGTTGAACCAAGTGGAAGAAGCAGTAACCCAAAGTACCCGCATCGTTTACATCGGCATCGGGTTCGGTGTCTTGGTGGGAATACTGGGTGCATTGGTATTGGCCAGAAAAATCAAAAACGTCCTGTTCGGATTGGAACCGCATCAGATCGCCAATCTGTACCAAGAACGGAATGCCATGCTGGAGTCCGTTCGAGAAGGGATCGTGGCGGTGAACCGAGACGGACGAATCGTTGTGGCCAATTCGGAGGCAATGCGCATGTTCCATCGCGCAGGGATCGACGAAGATCCCATCGGAAAACAAATCGAGGACTTCCTGCCAACTTCCCGTCTGATGCACGTACTGGAAAGCGGGACCCCGGAGTACGATCAGGAACATGCTTTAAACGGTATGACGTTGGTGGTCAACCGGGTACCGGTCAAAGTGGGGCAAGAAGTGGTCGGAGCCATCGCCACTTTCCGTGACAAAACCGAATTGAAACAGTTGGCTGAACAACTGACCGGCGTAAAGCTGTACGCGGAAGCTCTTCGCGTGAAAACCCATGAATTTATGAACCAGCTGCATGTCGTATTGGGTATGGTACAGATCGGAGAGTATGAGAAATTATCTTCGTACATCCAGCAGATTACCCATCATTATCAAATGGAGATCGGTTCCGTGTCCCGGCTGGTCAAAGATCCCGTCCTCGCGGGATTTCTGTTGAGCAAATTCAGCTCCGCCAGGGAACGCGGTGTCAACCTGCATATTCAGGGAGAAGGTGTGTGGCCGTCACTGAGACCGGAACTGACGGAAGAGTTGATTACGATTTTCGGGAATTTGATTGATAACGGGATCGATGCGGTGGAAGAAAGTCAAACGAAAGAGATCCACGTTTCTCTGTCATTTGACGGAAATGTACTTTCCCTGACCGTAAGAGACAGCGGACAGGGAATACCGGAAGAACTGCACGAGAAAGTGTTTGAGAAAGGCTTTTCGACCAAAGGGAAAGATCGCGGTTACGGATTGTTTTTGGTGCGACAAAGCATTGCGAGGTTGGGAGGGCGTTTGTCCATGACATCCAACAACGAGGGGACAATCGTTACGGTTCACTTGCCGTATGAAGAAAAGGAGTGA
- a CDS encoding transglutaminase-like domain-containing protein has product MKLFCESADLKDYLDELEEVDYSHPLIQEKVREIQAAHHSPLERVRIAYEFVRDKIDHSWDIQSTRVTCKASEVLQYGEGICYAKSHLLAALLRAQGIPTGFCYQRLTRGDTPDTGYAVHALNAFYLDTVDKWVRLDARGNKPGVQAEFSIDEEKLAFPVRPEMDEIDYPVIYAKPQTSHVLKKHTNALEMYQYHLPKRL; this is encoded by the coding sequence ATGAAACTCTTCTGCGAATCTGCCGATCTGAAAGACTATTTGGATGAGCTGGAAGAAGTGGACTACTCTCATCCCCTGATCCAGGAGAAAGTCCGGGAAATCCAAGCGGCACACCATTCACCGCTGGAACGGGTGAGAATCGCATATGAGTTTGTACGCGACAAAATTGATCACTCCTGGGACATCCAAAGTACGAGAGTAACCTGCAAAGCATCGGAAGTTTTGCAATACGGAGAAGGAATTTGTTATGCCAAATCCCATCTGCTGGCCGCCCTGCTGAGGGCGCAGGGGATTCCGACGGGATTTTGCTATCAGCGGTTGACGCGGGGTGACACCCCGGACACCGGGTACGCCGTTCATGCATTGAACGCCTTTTACCTGGATACCGTAGACAAATGGGTACGTCTCGATGCCAGGGGCAACAAACCGGGCGTGCAGGCCGAATTTTCGATCGACGAGGAAAAACTGGCATTCCCGGTTCGACCGGAAATGGATGAAATCGACTATCCCGTCATCTACGCCAAGCCGCAAACCTCCCATGTGTTGAAGAAGCACACCAATGCGCTTGAGATGTATCAATACCATCTGCCGAAACGACTGTAG
- the pxpB gene encoding 5-oxoprolinase subunit PxpB: MLSFHPIGDQAVRIRLGDRIEPSVHDRVRQWCRALERQSIPGVIEWVPSYTAVTVLYRPGEVTYRQLVQSLERLAEQLDEEPLPQPRMISLPVCYGGEYGPDLESLAEWCGKTPEEVIRIHSSVEYVVYMMGFAPGFPYLGGLPKEIAAPRLATPRSSVPAGSVGIAGEQTGVYPIATPGGWRIIGRTPIPLYDPIRNPPVLLKAGDRLRFRPVDRTEYLSITEALEKGEDVWNTGEWLMDKT; this comes from the coding sequence ATGCTTTCCTTTCACCCGATCGGAGATCAGGCGGTGCGCATTCGGCTGGGGGACCGCATCGAACCTTCCGTTCACGACAGGGTTCGACAATGGTGCAGAGCGCTGGAGAGGCAATCCATACCGGGTGTGATCGAGTGGGTCCCTTCCTATACGGCTGTGACGGTGCTGTACCGCCCTGGCGAAGTTACATACCGGCAATTGGTTCAATCCCTTGAAAGACTGGCGGAACAGCTGGATGAAGAACCATTGCCACAGCCCCGTATGATTTCCCTGCCTGTTTGCTACGGTGGCGAATACGGCCCCGATCTGGAATCATTGGCTGAGTGGTGTGGCAAAACACCGGAAGAAGTCATCCGTATTCACTCTTCGGTGGAATATGTGGTTTACATGATGGGGTTTGCCCCCGGATTTCCCTATCTCGGTGGCCTGCCCAAAGAGATTGCCGCCCCTCGACTGGCGACGCCGCGGTCATCCGTACCGGCTGGTTCGGTGGGAATCGCCGGTGAACAGACGGGTGTCTACCCGATTGCCACACCGGGCGGTTGGCGGATCATCGGACGAACGCCGATTCCACTCTACGATCCGATCCGCAATCCGCCGGTACTACTGAAGGCAGGGGATCGTTTGCGATTCCGTCCCGTAGATCGTACGGAGTACCTCAGCATCACGGAAGCGCTGGAAAAAGGCGAAGATGTATGGAATACGGGAGAATGGCTGATGGATAAGACGTGA
- a CDS encoding biotin-dependent carboxyltransferase family protein yields the protein MKPSLEVLEPGLLTTVQDGGRWGYQQYGMVVSGPMDPFALQAANILVGNDRDEAGLEITMGRAAFGFHRDCLIAIAGADLGATVDEEPVPMWCGFTVKKGQVLRFQGPVCGVRAYLAVAGGIDVPVVMGSKSTYLRGRIGGLGGRALQKGDALAVGTAAGNLPKEGKRCLSRRHLPRYARNPTVRVVLGPDHEAFTQEGVRTFLHHRFTVTTQADRMGYRLQGPRITHRRGADIFSDATVMGTVQVPADGQPIILMADRQTTGGYARIATIISADLPLVAQTLPGGAISFHAVSVEEAQRLAMEREQLLRLLMAGVRS from the coding sequence GTGAAGCCGTCACTGGAAGTGTTGGAGCCCGGTTTGTTGACAACGGTACAGGACGGCGGCCGCTGGGGGTATCAACAGTATGGCATGGTTGTCTCCGGACCGATGGACCCCTTTGCTTTGCAGGCGGCCAATATTTTGGTCGGAAACGACCGGGACGAAGCGGGGCTGGAAATTACCATGGGCCGTGCGGCATTCGGATTTCACCGGGATTGCCTCATCGCGATTGCCGGTGCCGATTTGGGAGCGACGGTGGACGAAGAACCTGTTCCCATGTGGTGCGGGTTTACTGTGAAAAAAGGACAGGTATTGCGCTTTCAAGGGCCGGTGTGCGGCGTTCGTGCCTATCTGGCGGTTGCCGGCGGGATCGATGTGCCCGTGGTGATGGGAAGCAAATCGACGTATCTCCGCGGACGGATCGGCGGCTTGGGCGGCCGGGCGCTCCAGAAGGGAGATGCGTTGGCAGTTGGAACGGCGGCGGGAAACCTTCCGAAAGAGGGAAAAAGATGTTTGTCGCGGCGACACCTCCCCCGTTACGCTCGCAATCCCACGGTACGAGTGGTGTTGGGACCGGATCATGAGGCATTTACCCAAGAGGGTGTCCGCACATTTTTGCATCACCGGTTTACCGTGACGACTCAAGCCGATCGCATGGGCTACCGCTTGCAGGGTCCGCGCATCACGCACCGTCGCGGGGCTGATATTTTCTCCGATGCAACGGTGATGGGCACGGTACAGGTGCCTGCCGACGGTCAACCGATCATCTTGATGGCAGATCGGCAAACGACGGGCGGGTATGCCCGGATTGCCACCATCATTTCCGCGGATTTGCCATTGGTGGCTCAAACGCTTCCCGGCGGCGCCATTTCCTTTCATGCGGTGAGTGTGGAAGAGGCACAGCGGTTGGCGATGGAGAGAGAACAATTGCTGCGTTTGTTGATGGCAGGAGTGAGGAGTTGA